Proteins from one Actinobacillus delphinicola genomic window:
- the ybfE gene encoding LexA regulated protein, whose protein sequence is MAKQDADCITLDLFATTSKIGRPRTNPLSREQQLRINKRNQLKRDKSSGLRRVELKLHKDLVKQLENLASEQAVSRSEMIEKILQNYFALQGNK, encoded by the coding sequence ATGGCGAAACAAGATGCAGATTGCATAACTCTAGATCTGTTCGCTACTACCTCTAAAATCGGACGCCCTCGGACAAATCCACTGAGTCGTGAACAACAACTTAGAATCAATAAACGCAATCAACTAAAACGGGATAAATCAAGCGGATTACGTCGCGTAGAGTTAAAGTTGCATAAAGATTTAGTCAAACAACTCGAAAATTTAGCGTCTGAACAGGCAGTTAGTCGTTCGGAAATGATTGAAAAAATTTTACAAAACTATTTTGCACTTCAAGGAAACAAATAA